In the genome of Amyelois transitella isolate CPQ chromosome 25, ilAmyTran1.1, whole genome shotgun sequence, one region contains:
- the LOC106135239 gene encoding uncharacterized protein LOC106135239, whose product MKKFKYDVLELISCVRERPCLWDKSLENYKDRLERRAAWEEIFVILEPRYEDMTAEDRRLLGEEVIYKWTNIRDTFMKSLKTKLGKPKRRYMLHDQLIFLKNNLPEEERQEVEETPFLKQEESIEIEVPLPPPVPKKTRKCDDNAKGLRKRSKRQEAKRQEYEEVPSPKGKDLSEDIDYNEESDPRVMNEDEAFFASLLPTVVKYDEDDKLEFRMGVLAVMKKIRDSKKWTIDSIED is encoded by the exons atgaaaaaattcaaatacgatGTTTTGGAATTAATTAGCTGTGTTCGTGAGCGGCCATGTCTGTGGGACAAATcattagaaaattataaagatcGTTTGGAAAGACGCGCGGCTTGGGAAGaaatttttgtcattttgGAGCCGAGATACGAAGATATGACTGCTGAGGATCGACGCTTGTtgg GTGAGGAGGTCATTTATAAATGGACGAACATACGTGACACATTCATGAAGTCTCTAAAAACGAAACTGGGAAAGCCTAAACGTAGGTACATGTTGCACGACCAACTTATATtcctgaaaaataatttacccgAAGAGGAACGACAAGAAGTCGAAGAAACTCCTTTCTTGAAACAAGAAGAAAGTATAGAGATAGAAGTTCCCCTGCCACCTCCTGTGCcgaaaaaaacaagaaaatgtgATGACAATGCTAAAGGTTTGAGAAAACGGTCGAAAAGGCAGGAGGCCAAAAGACAGGAATATGAAGAAGTTCCCTCCCCAAAAGGGAAGGATTTAAGTGAAGATATAGATTATAATGAAGAATCAGATCCGAGGGTGATGAATGAAGATGAAGCGTTCTTTGCGTCCCTGCTGCCGACAGTGGTCAAGtatgatgaagatgataaGCTGGAGTTCAGGATGGGCGTGCTGGCGGTCATGAAGAAGATAAGGGATAGTAAGAAGTGGACGATTGATTCGATAGAAGATTAG